The following are encoded together in the Deinococcus soli (ex Cha et al. 2016) genome:
- the tpiA gene encoding triose-phosphate isomerase, which yields MKNLLALNWKMNKTPTEARAWAQELGEKLEAGQAELAVMAPAITLSALAANLPTGVGFGGQDVSAHESGAYTGEISAAMLKDVGATYAVVGHSERRDYHGETDAVVAAKARQAQANGLTPIVCVGEKLDVREAGEHVPFTLAQLAGSLEGVGTDVVVAYEPVWAIGTGKTATAEDAEELAAAIRSALEERYGDAAAGIRVLYGGSVKPDNIASICAKPNVNGALVGGASLKVADVLGMNDALK from the coding sequence ATGAAGAACCTGCTGGCACTGAACTGGAAGATGAACAAGACCCCCACCGAGGCCCGGGCCTGGGCGCAGGAACTCGGCGAGAAACTTGAAGCCGGGCAGGCGGAACTGGCCGTCATGGCTCCCGCGATCACCCTGAGCGCGCTGGCCGCGAATCTCCCCACCGGCGTGGGCTTTGGCGGGCAGGACGTGTCCGCGCACGAGTCCGGTGCGTACACCGGCGAGATCAGCGCCGCGATGCTCAAGGACGTCGGCGCGACATACGCCGTGGTGGGCCACAGCGAGCGCCGCGACTACCACGGCGAGACCGACGCGGTCGTGGCCGCGAAGGCCCGTCAGGCGCAGGCGAACGGCCTGACGCCCATCGTGTGCGTCGGCGAGAAGCTCGATGTCCGTGAGGCGGGCGAGCACGTGCCGTTCACGCTGGCTCAGCTGGCGGGCAGCCTGGAGGGCGTGGGCACCGACGTGGTGGTCGCATACGAGCCCGTATGGGCCATCGGTACCGGCAAGACCGCCACTGCTGAGGACGCCGAGGAGCTGGCCGCCGCAATCCGCAGTGCGCTGGAGGAACGCTACGGCGACGCGGCGGCGGGCATCCGCGTGCTGTACGGCGGCAGCGTGAAGCCGGACAACATTGCCAGCATCTGCGCGAAACCGAACGTGAACGGCGCCCTGGTGGGCGGCGCGAGCCTGAAAGTCGCCGACGTGCTGGGCATGAACGACGCGCTGAAGTAA
- the cdd gene encoding cytidine deaminase, with amino-acid sequence MSNTNALNLTPDPQLLEGAQAAFRQAYAPYSKFHVGAALRTRDGRVFFGANVENASYGLGRCAEQSAVQAMATAGEREFTDIVVYSEATPPASPCGACRQVLYEFAPDARVVCVNQHGDIVSGYVRDFLPHGFRLEQRDDGHDVGTE; translated from the coding sequence ATGAGTAACACCAACGCACTGAATCTGACCCCCGACCCCCAGCTGCTTGAGGGCGCGCAAGCCGCGTTCCGGCAGGCGTATGCGCCGTACAGCAAGTTCCACGTGGGCGCAGCGCTGCGCACCCGTGACGGCCGCGTGTTCTTCGGCGCGAACGTCGAGAACGCCAGTTACGGCCTGGGCCGCTGCGCCGAGCAGAGCGCCGTGCAGGCCATGGCCACCGCGGGCGAGCGCGAATTCACCGACATCGTCGTGTATTCCGAGGCAACCCCACCTGCCAGTCCCTGTGGCGCGTGCCGTCAGGTACTGTACGAATTCGCGCCGGACGCCCGCGTCGTGTGTGTGAACCAGCACGGCGACATCGTCAGTGGATACGTCCGTGACTTCCTGCCGCACGGCTTCCGGCTGGAACAGCGCGACGACGGGCACGACGTCGGCACGGAATAA
- a CDS encoding MDR family oxidoreductase: protein MTQATPDTYLALRVLKDDQGLRAELQTLPLSALPDGDVLLAVTHSSLNYKDGLAVSGRPGVLRSHPMTPGIDLAGTVLEDASGRWQPGDAVILTGWGIGERQDGGYATRARARPEWLVAQPAGTDAHWAMSVGTAGFTAMLAVMALEDHGLTPGNGEVLVTGAAGGVGSTAVALLARAGHTVVASTGRPQEEAYLRDLGAARIIGRDELPALTRPLEKERWAGVVDTVGGATLAGAYASTRTHGSLAVCGLAGGHDLNATVFPLILRGVNLLGIDSVTCPPARREAAWARLARDLPAARLEAVTQTRPLPDVPALAAEILAGRVRGRTVIEIG, encoded by the coding sequence ATGACCCAGGCCACCCCCGACACCTACCTCGCCCTGCGCGTCCTGAAGGACGACCAGGGCCTCCGCGCCGAACTTCAGACGCTGCCCCTCTCGGCCCTGCCGGATGGGGACGTGCTGCTCGCCGTGACGCACTCCAGCTTGAACTACAAAGACGGCCTGGCCGTCAGCGGCCGCCCCGGCGTGCTGCGCAGCCACCCCATGACGCCCGGCATCGACCTCGCGGGCACCGTGCTCGAGGACGCCTCGGGCCGCTGGCAGCCGGGCGACGCGGTCATCCTGACCGGCTGGGGCATCGGCGAACGGCAGGACGGCGGGTACGCCACCCGCGCCCGCGCCCGCCCCGAGTGGCTGGTCGCGCAGCCCGCCGGGACGGACGCCCACTGGGCCATGAGCGTCGGCACGGCCGGGTTCACCGCCATGCTGGCCGTCATGGCGCTGGAGGACCACGGCCTGACCCCCGGCAACGGCGAGGTGCTCGTCACCGGCGCGGCGGGCGGCGTGGGCAGCACCGCCGTCGCCCTGCTGGCCCGGGCGGGGCACACGGTCGTGGCGAGCACCGGCCGCCCGCAGGAGGAGGCCTACCTGCGTGACCTGGGCGCCGCGCGGATCATCGGGCGCGACGAGCTGCCCGCCCTGACCCGCCCCCTGGAGAAGGAACGCTGGGCGGGCGTGGTGGACACGGTGGGGGGCGCCACGCTGGCCGGGGCGTACGCCTCGACCCGCACGCACGGCAGCCTCGCCGTGTGCGGCCTGGCGGGCGGGCACGACCTGAACGCGACCGTGTTCCCGCTGATCCTGCGCGGCGTGAACCTGCTGGGCATCGACTCCGTCACCTGCCCCCCCGCCCGGCGCGAGGCCGCCTGGGCGCGGCTGGCGCGTGACCTGCCCGCCGCCCGCCTGGAGGCCGTCACGCAGACCCGGCCCCTCCCGGACGTGCCTGCGCTGGCGGCCGAGATCCTGGCGGGGCGCGTGCGGGGCCGCACCGTGATCGAGATCGGCTGA
- a CDS encoding phosphoglycerate kinase, whose amino-acid sequence MQNLSQLDVQGKRVLVRVDYNVPVKEGVVQDDTRVTASLPTISALLDAGARNVILMSHFGRPKNGPEEKYSLKPVAPVLEKVLGRPVTFIAGTADSDETLAAVQALPEGEVALLENVRFSAGEEKNDSGLNGKLARLGDAFVLDAFGSAHRAHSSVSGVAAQLPHAAGTLLQTEVDALGKLLSGAERPYVVIIGGAKVSDKIKVIENLLPRVDKLLIGGGMAYTFIKSQGGKIGESIHEDDQLDLAARLLREYGDKIMLPVDVIAADAFSADANTQVVASNAIPDGWQGLDAGPETVRLYSEALKGAKTVFWNGPLGVFEFAKFAGGTNAVAAAVGSLKNQAYTVVGGGDSVSAVNKSGKADQIDHISTGGGASLELLEGKALPGVEAMK is encoded by the coding sequence GTGCGCGTGGATTACAACGTTCCCGTCAAGGAGGGCGTGGTGCAGGACGACACGCGCGTCACCGCCAGCCTCCCCACCATCAGCGCCCTGCTGGACGCCGGCGCGCGCAACGTGATCCTGATGAGCCACTTCGGCCGCCCGAAGAACGGCCCCGAGGAGAAGTACTCCCTGAAGCCGGTGGCGCCCGTGCTGGAGAAGGTGCTGGGCCGCCCCGTGACGTTCATCGCCGGGACCGCCGACAGCGACGAGACCCTGGCCGCCGTGCAGGCGCTGCCCGAGGGTGAGGTGGCGCTGCTGGAGAACGTGCGGTTCAGCGCCGGTGAGGAGAAGAACGACAGTGGCCTGAACGGCAAGCTGGCCCGCCTGGGCGACGCGTTCGTGCTGGACGCCTTCGGCAGTGCCCACCGCGCGCACAGCAGTGTCAGTGGCGTGGCGGCGCAGCTGCCCCACGCGGCGGGCACGCTGCTCCAGACCGAGGTGGACGCGCTGGGCAAGCTGCTCAGCGGCGCCGAGCGGCCGTACGTGGTGATCATCGGCGGCGCGAAGGTCAGCGACAAGATCAAGGTCATCGAGAACCTGCTGCCCCGCGTGGACAAACTGCTGATCGGCGGCGGCATGGCGTACACGTTCATCAAGTCGCAGGGCGGCAAGATCGGCGAGAGCATCCACGAGGACGACCAGCTCGACCTCGCCGCGCGACTGCTGCGCGAGTACGGCGACAAGATCATGCTGCCCGTCGACGTGATCGCTGCAGACGCATTCAGCGCCGACGCGAACACCCAGGTGGTCGCCAGTAACGCCATCCCCGACGGCTGGCAGGGCCTCGACGCCGGCCCCGAGACGGTCAGGCTGTACAGCGAGGCCCTGAAAGGCGCGAAGACCGTGTTCTGGAACGGCCCGCTGGGCGTGTTCGAGTTCGCGAAGTTCGCGGGCGGCACGAACGCCGTCGCAGCCGCGGTGGGCAGCCTGAAGAACCAGGCGTACACCGTCGTGGGCGGCGGGGACTCCGTCAGCGCGGTCAACAAGAGCGGCAAGGCCGACCAGATCGACCACATCAGCACGGGCGGCGGGGCCAGCCTGGAACTGCTCGAAGGCAAGGCCCTGCCCGGCGTCGAGGCGATGAAGTAA
- a CDS encoding GNAT family N-acetyltransferase, whose amino-acid sequence MTTTPVAVQHRDHTALTEEFARTLVAHLNRLRAESHPHDPPVDPANVWGQMQHLPPVLELDFWTVEQDGQIVAHARTQLFTVGENGHLAELELMVSPAARGRGLGRTLLDHAARAMRERGRTLLITQTNDRVPAGEAFARRAGFQPGLSSHANRLLLSDIPDGLLDAWTTRPDDGYTLEVWTDGVPDADLDAYAELLNVMNSAPRDDLDMEDHRTTPDEVRSMEQLARAGGRAAVVAVVRAPDGTLAGLTDVSWRPAQPGIVSQGNTGVLPAHRGHQLGRWLKAANVSEVMRLNPQATEIRTQNADSNGPMLKINTDLGFRPFMASTVWQGAVADVLSGLERN is encoded by the coding sequence ATGACCACAACCCCCGTCGCCGTCCAGCACCGCGATCACACCGCCCTGACCGAGGAGTTCGCGCGGACGCTCGTGGCACACCTGAACCGCCTGCGGGCCGAGTCCCACCCGCACGACCCGCCGGTCGACCCGGCGAACGTGTGGGGGCAGATGCAGCACCTGCCCCCAGTCCTGGAACTGGATTTCTGGACGGTAGAGCAGGACGGGCAGATCGTGGCGCACGCCCGCACGCAGCTGTTCACGGTCGGGGAGAACGGGCATCTGGCCGAGCTGGAGCTCATGGTCTCCCCTGCCGCGCGGGGGCGCGGGCTGGGCCGGACGCTGCTGGACCATGCGGCGCGGGCCATGCGGGAACGCGGGCGGACGCTACTGATCACGCAGACGAACGACCGTGTACCCGCAGGTGAGGCGTTCGCGCGCCGCGCCGGGTTCCAGCCGGGCCTGAGCAGTCACGCGAACCGCCTGCTGCTCTCGGACATCCCGGACGGCCTGCTGGACGCCTGGACGACCCGCCCGGACGACGGGTACACGCTGGAGGTCTGGACGGACGGCGTGCCGGACGCGGACCTTGATGCCTACGCGGAACTCCTGAACGTCATGAACAGCGCCCCCCGCGACGACCTGGACATGGAGGACCACCGCACCACTCCGGACGAGGTCCGTTCGATGGAGCAGCTGGCGCGCGCCGGGGGCCGCGCAGCGGTCGTGGCGGTCGTCCGTGCGCCCGACGGGACGCTGGCGGGCCTGACGGACGTGTCGTGGCGCCCCGCGCAGCCGGGCATCGTCAGCCAGGGGAACACGGGCGTGCTCCCGGCGCACCGGGGACACCAGCTGGGCCGCTGGCTGAAGGCGGCGAACGTGAGTGAGGTCATGCGGCTGAACCCGCAGGCGACCGAGATCCGTACGCAAAATGCGGACAGCAACGGCCCCATGCTGAAGATCAACACCGACCTGGGCTTCCGCCCGTTCATGGCGTCCACCGTGTGGCAGGGCGCCGTGGCGGACGTGCTGTCCGGGCTTGAAAGGAACTGA
- a CDS encoding potassium channel family protein, with translation MLRSLLWLPGALMVVAVLLDLIVTCIQTGEGRLSRAIHRPLYGLLRRAAHHSGRRALLSWATPVIITGTLTAWTLLTWLGWTLIFWSHPGALVGAESGQPATFVACFYFVGYTISTLGLGEIIAPQAFWRVMTDVAAINGFFLLTFAITFVVPIAQARTERRELALLLHRAGPGAQALIVNAVQDHDRGLSSLTGDLQHLLNRLDAAHLNTPYLHRFHDHDRQDALDLHLPALGEALLIIQGALRGDCPRGLKRALASVDSLSRTFERTQSRHPLLRAAEVPPTPDLTSLREAGLPLRSREAFREDLRSHAALRARLHAMARAGEWRWDQVATPEADERMAD, from the coding sequence ATGCTCAGGTCCCTCCTCTGGCTTCCCGGCGCGCTGATGGTCGTGGCGGTCCTGCTCGACCTGATCGTCACGTGTATCCAGACCGGTGAGGGCCGCCTGAGCCGCGCCATCCACCGTCCGCTGTACGGCCTGCTGCGCCGCGCCGCGCATCACTCCGGACGGCGCGCGCTGCTCTCCTGGGCGACGCCAGTCATCATCACGGGTACCCTCACGGCATGGACCCTCCTGACGTGGCTGGGCTGGACGCTGATCTTCTGGTCGCACCCCGGCGCGCTGGTCGGCGCCGAGAGCGGTCAGCCCGCCACTTTCGTCGCCTGCTTCTACTTCGTCGGGTACACCATCAGCACGCTGGGCCTGGGCGAGATCATCGCCCCGCAGGCCTTCTGGCGCGTGATGACGGACGTGGCCGCCATCAACGGGTTCTTCCTATTGACCTTCGCCATCACGTTCGTCGTGCCCATCGCGCAGGCCCGCACCGAACGGCGCGAACTGGCGCTGCTGCTGCACCGCGCGGGGCCCGGCGCGCAGGCGCTGATCGTGAACGCCGTGCAGGACCACGACCGGGGCCTGTCCAGCCTCACGGGAGACCTGCAACATCTGCTGAACCGCCTGGACGCCGCGCACCTGAATACCCCTTACCTGCACCGTTTCCATGACCATGACCGGCAGGACGCGCTGGACCTGCACCTCCCGGCGCTGGGGGAGGCGCTGCTGATCATCCAGGGTGCGCTGCGGGGTGACTGCCCACGCGGCCTGAAGCGCGCCCTGGCCAGCGTCGATAGCCTGAGCCGCACATTTGAGCGCACCCAGTCCCGCCACCCGCTCCTGCGCGCCGCCGAGGTGCCGCCCACACCGGACCTGACGTCACTGCGCGAGGCGGGCCTGCCCCTCCGGTCCCGGGAGGCGTTCCGCGAGGACCTGCGCAGCCACGCCGCCCTGCGGGCCCGCCTGCACGCCATGGCCCGCGCTGGAGAGTGGCGTTGGGATCAGGTGGCGACCCCTGAAGCGGATGAACGAATGGCCGATTGA
- a CDS encoding hemolysin family protein: MNDLLGIVALFFLVLMNGFFVAAEFALVSVRRTRIDQLADEGNATAKATQKALQNLDLYIAATQLGITMASLAIGFVAEPAIEHLLHPLFPEGQFSEAQITAISFGVAFAISTVLHIVFGELAPKTWALQRSEQVSLLVTRPLLAFTWLFKYVIRSLNALGNGVVRLFGLRGVSGHHTAYSEEEIRMIVSASSQEGVLEDDEKELVYNVFDLSDTTVREVMTPRIDMVLVDGAAPLRRLLDLNAEHGYSRVPVFQDTPDNIVGIVHTGDMLAHLDSLDHTLIADVMRPVYFVPEGMKIKDLLAKMRDKKSHMSIVVDEFGGTAGLVTLEDALEEIVGEIYDETDEEEVPMIEVLSEGVYLMDASLTVGEVEERLGANIEDGEGEFDTLSGFMTSHFGDIPEPGQSFTHNGWAFTVEDADQRRVTRVRVERAPDAGPLEAEDTHE, from the coding sequence ATGAATGATCTGCTCGGAATCGTCGCCCTGTTCTTCCTGGTACTCATGAACGGCTTCTTCGTCGCGGCGGAGTTCGCGCTCGTCAGCGTGCGCCGCACCCGCATCGACCAGCTGGCCGACGAGGGAAACGCCACCGCCAAGGCCACGCAGAAGGCGCTGCAGAACCTCGACCTGTACATCGCCGCCACGCAGCTGGGCATCACCATGGCCAGCCTCGCGATCGGTTTCGTGGCCGAGCCCGCCATCGAGCACCTGCTGCACCCGCTGTTCCCCGAAGGGCAGTTCAGCGAGGCGCAGATCACGGCCATCTCCTTCGGGGTGGCGTTCGCGATCAGCACCGTGCTGCACATCGTGTTCGGGGAACTCGCGCCGAAGACGTGGGCGCTGCAGCGCAGCGAGCAGGTCAGTCTGCTCGTCACGCGCCCGCTGCTGGCCTTCACGTGGCTGTTCAAGTACGTCATCCGCTCGCTGAACGCCCTGGGCAACGGCGTCGTGCGCCTGTTCGGGCTGCGCGGCGTGTCCGGGCATCACACGGCGTACTCGGAAGAGGAGATCCGCATGATCGTCAGCGCGTCCAGCCAGGAGGGCGTGCTGGAGGACGACGAGAAGGAACTCGTGTACAACGTCTTCGACCTGTCCGACACGACCGTGCGCGAGGTCATGACCCCCCGCATCGACATGGTGCTCGTGGACGGAGCCGCGCCGCTGCGCCGCCTGCTGGACCTGAACGCCGAGCACGGCTACTCGCGCGTGCCAGTCTTTCAGGACACCCCGGACAACATCGTGGGCATCGTGCACACCGGCGACATGCTGGCGCACCTCGACAGCCTGGACCACACCCTGATCGCGGACGTGATGCGCCCCGTGTACTTCGTGCCCGAGGGCATGAAGATCAAGGACCTGCTCGCCAAGATGCGCGACAAGAAGAGCCACATGAGCATCGTCGTCGACGAGTTCGGTGGCACGGCAGGTCTGGTCACGCTGGAGGACGCCCTGGAGGAGATCGTGGGCGAAATCTACGACGAGACCGACGAGGAAGAAGTCCCGATGATCGAGGTGCTCAGCGAGGGCGTGTACCTGATGGACGCCAGCCTGACGGTCGGCGAGGTCGAGGAGCGGCTCGGGGCGAACATCGAGGACGGTGAGGGTGAATTTGATACCCTGAGCGGCTTCATGACCAGCCACTTCGGGGACATCCCGGAGCCGGGGCAGAGTTTCACCCACAATGGCTGGGCCTTCACCGTCGAGGACGCCGACCAGCGCCGCGTGACCCGCGTGCGGGTGGAACGCGCTCCGGACGCCGGTCCCCTGGAAGCCGAGGATACCCATGAGTAA
- a CDS encoding acyl-CoA dehydrogenase, producing MTVTEADPGMSFALSSDQRLIVEHVRDYARAEIAPLAAQFDRSGDYPREQLRGLADLGLMGATVPEAWGGAGLDSVTYALCLEEVAAADASVAVIVSVQNGLPEQMILRYGTDAQRDRYLRPLAEGRHIGAFCLTESGAGSDAASLRLQATRDGDDWVLNGTKAWITSGGQADTYLVMARTGGSGARGVSCFIVENGTPGLSFGKPEEKLGLHASHTTTVTFDGVRVPHANMVGEEGQGLIIALASLDAGRIGIAMQALGIARAAMEHATRYAAEREQFGKPLREFEGVSFKIARMAARIESARLVALKAAWLKDQGRPYGKEASIAKLLASEAAVDVTRDAIQIFGGNGYSREYPVERLYRDAKVTEIYEGTSEIQQLVISRAVFGELT from the coding sequence ATGACAGTCACCGAAGCCGACCCCGGCATGTCCTTCGCGCTGAGCAGCGACCAGCGCCTGATCGTCGAGCACGTCCGCGACTACGCCCGCGCCGAGATCGCCCCCCTGGCCGCCCAGTTCGACCGCAGCGGCGACTACCCCCGCGAGCAGCTGCGCGGCCTGGCCGACCTGGGCCTGATGGGCGCCACCGTGCCCGAGGCGTGGGGCGGCGCGGGCCTGGACTCCGTCACGTACGCCCTGTGCCTCGAGGAGGTCGCCGCGGCGGACGCGAGTGTCGCCGTGATCGTCAGCGTGCAGAACGGCCTGCCCGAGCAGATGATCCTCCGCTACGGCACCGACGCGCAGCGTGACCGCTACCTGCGCCCCCTGGCGGAGGGCCGCCACATCGGCGCGTTCTGCCTGACCGAGAGCGGCGCGGGCAGCGACGCCGCCAGCCTGCGCCTCCAGGCGACCCGCGACGGGGACGACTGGGTGCTGAACGGCACGAAAGCCTGGATCACCAGCGGCGGTCAGGCGGATACGTACCTCGTCATGGCCCGCACGGGCGGGAGCGGCGCGCGCGGCGTGTCCTGCTTCATCGTCGAGAACGGCACGCCGGGCCTGAGCTTCGGGAAGCCCGAGGAGAAACTCGGCCTGCACGCCAGCCACACGACCACCGTCACCTTCGACGGGGTGCGCGTGCCGCACGCGAACATGGTCGGCGAGGAAGGCCAGGGCCTGATCATCGCGCTGGCCAGCCTGGACGCGGGCCGCATCGGGATCGCCATGCAGGCCCTCGGGATCGCGCGCGCCGCGATGGAGCACGCCACCCGTTACGCCGCCGAGCGCGAGCAGTTCGGTAAGCCCCTGCGTGAGTTCGAGGGCGTGTCCTTCAAGATCGCCCGCATGGCCGCCCGCATCGAGAGCGCCCGTCTGGTCGCGCTGAAGGCCGCGTGGCTCAAGGACCAGGGCCGCCCGTACGGCAAGGAGGCCAGCATCGCCAAACTGCTCGCCAGCGAGGCCGCCGTAGACGTCACGCGCGACGCCATCCAGATCTTCGGGGGGAACGGCTACAGCCGCGAGTACCCTGTCGAGCGGCTGTACCGCGACGCGAAGGTCACCGAGATCTACGAGGGCACCAGCGAGATCCAGCAGCTCGTGATCAGCCGTGCGGTCTTTGGCGAACTCACCTGA